Proteins encoded within one genomic window of Streptomyces sp. NBC_00523:
- a CDS encoding class I SAM-dependent DNA methyltransferase, whose amino-acid sequence MTELDATRAYYDTVAEDYAARVPGLFAEDVPGRALIGAFAEEVRADGGLPVADLGCGPGHVTAHLAGLGLSVHGVDVSPRMVDIARHRHPDLRFETGTMDALGLPDGGLGGIVAWWSILHTPPDLLPALFAEFRRVLAPGGRLLLGFHAGNGEPYTSEKRAGGFAYAIHLLSTERVVGQLEEAGFTLTARLTTPGTRWPQVCLLARAAGA is encoded by the coding sequence ATGACCGAACTCGACGCGACCCGCGCCTATTACGACACCGTCGCCGAGGACTACGCCGCCCGCGTCCCCGGCCTCTTCGCCGAGGACGTGCCGGGGCGTGCGCTGATCGGCGCGTTCGCGGAGGAGGTCCGGGCGGACGGCGGGCTCCCCGTGGCCGATCTCGGCTGCGGACCGGGCCATGTGACGGCCCATCTGGCCGGCCTCGGGCTGAGCGTCCACGGGGTGGACGTGTCGCCGCGCATGGTGGACATCGCCCGGCACCGCCACCCGGATCTGCGCTTCGAGACCGGAACGATGGACGCGCTCGGACTGCCGGACGGCGGCCTCGGCGGGATCGTCGCCTGGTGGTCCATCCTGCACACGCCGCCGGATCTGCTCCCGGCCCTGTTCGCTGAGTTCCGCCGCGTCCTGGCCCCCGGCGGCCGGCTGCTGCTGGGGTTCCACGCCGGGAACGGAGAGCCCTACACCTCGGAGAAGCGGGCCGGTGGATTCGCGTACGCCATCCACCTGCTGTCCACCGAGCGGGTTGTCGGACAACTGGAGGAGGCCGGGTTCACCCTCACCGCCCGGCTGACCACCCCGGGCACGAGGTGGCCCCAGGTGTGCCTGCTGGCCCGGGCGGCCGGTGCGTGA